A region of Helicoverpa zea isolate HzStark_Cry1AcR chromosome 16, ilHelZeax1.1, whole genome shotgun sequence DNA encodes the following proteins:
- the LOC124637430 gene encoding cytochrome P450 CYP12A2 isoform X1 — translation MRNKTLSDCYSLFIRSQNAIRHGRRSYSTPVQEPKPYKSIPGLSSLPILGPMHHFLPIIGQFGPKANIFDLIGTLHEKFGPIVKMKGVFARADAVILFKPEDIDQVYRVQEANPLRPGFQTLEYFREVTKKGTLDGKYGLTTAQGEKWRDFRTKVNPALLKLKLVKVYAPPLDEIAQDTVQRIKSLKDDQTYIENHFGLEMNKWSLESVAFVALGSRIGCLDDTQPEDHPGRQLMQCSKDIIENAFELEFLPSVWKYISTPAFKKIMKTYETQWDISTAYIEKARKQINARGHDVPEEEKSIVERLLAIDEQVAILMANEMLMAGIDTVSFTATSVIYNLAINPDKQEKLREEIRSSDPHKRYLRACLKEALRLWHVVPANLRRTDREHIVAGYVIPKGVDVIAPNEFLSRMEKYYPRANEFIPERWLADKSDPLYYGNAPQMVTLPFGFGIRSCIGRRIAELEIETLMKRIFDEFKVTWEGPPIKVVNKVTNAFAKPFHFRFESAK, via the exons ATGCGAAATAAAACATTGAGTGATTGTTATAGTTTATTTATCCGATCGCAAAACGCTATTCG ACATGGCCGGCGAAGTTATTCTACTCCGGTACAGGAGCCAAAACCATATAAGTCGATACCGGGGCTGTCATCATTACCCATCCTTGGCCCCATGCACCATTTTCTGCCTATAATAG ggCAATTTGGACCAAAGGCGAATATATTCGATTTGATCGGTACTTTGCACGAAAAGTTTGGACCTATTGTCAAAATGAAAGGGGTATTCGCCAGAGCTGACGCAGTCATTCTTTTTAAACCAGAAGACATTGATCAG GTTTACAGGGTGCAAGAAGCCAATCCATTAAGACCCGGTTTTCAAACACTTGAGTATTTCAGAGAAGTAACTAAGAAGGGTACACTTGATGGCAAATACGGATTAACAACAGC GCAAGGTGAAAAATGGCGCGACTTTCGTACGAAGGTTAATCCAGCTTTACTTAAGCTTAAATTGGTGAAAGTTTATGCACCCCCCCTTGATGAAATTGCCCAAGATACGGTACAAag GATAAAAAGCCTGAAAGATGACCAAACCTACATAGAAAACCACTTTGGTCTAGAAATGAATAAGTGGTCCTTAGAGTCGGTAGCGTTCGTGGCTTTGGGATCACGCATTGGATGTCTGGATGATACTCAGCCTGAGGACCACCCGGGTCGTCAGCTCATGCAATGTAGCAAAGATATAATAGAAAATGCATTTGAATTGGAATTTTTACCAAGTGTTTGGAAGTATATTTCAACACCAGCTTTCAAGAAGATTATGAAAACCTATGAGACGCAATGGGA TATTAGTACGGCATACATAGAAAAGGCTAGAAAGCAAATAAATGCACGGGGACATGATGTTCCCGAAGAAGAGAAAAGCATTGTTGAAAGGCTATTAGCTATTGACGAACAAGTTGCCATTCTGATGGCTAACGAAATGTTGATGGCTGGAATTGACACG GTTTCCTTCACAGCTACAAGTGTCATTTATAATTTGGCAATTAATCCTGATAAACAAGAAAAACTTCGAGAAGAAATACGTTCTTCAGATCCGCACAAACGATACCTAAGGGCTTGTTTGAAGGAAGCGCTCAGACTCTGGCACGTAGTTCCGGCTAACTTGAGGCGGACAGATAGAGAGCATATTGTGGCTGGATATGTTATACCTAAAGGG GTAGATGTGATAGCACCAAATGAATTTTTGTCAAGGATGGAGAAATATTATCCACGGGCTAATGAATTTATTCCTGAGAGATGGCTGGCTGATAAATCTGATCCATTGTACTATGGGAATGCACCACAGATGGTGACACTGCCGTTTGGCTTCGGAATAAGGAGTTGTATTGGAAGAAGAATTGCTGAATTAGAGATTGAAACGCTCATGAAGAGAATATTTGATGAGTTCAAAGTTACGTGGGAGGGGCCACCAATAAAAGTGGTGAACAAAGTAACTAACGCCTTTGCGAAACCTTTTCACTTTAGATTTGAAAGTGCAAAataa
- the LOC124637858 gene encoding tripartite motif-containing protein 2-like, producing MYCCSFLSRLGVGMASMSSTLVETVSINYEDFNESFLTCGTCLCTYDGGEHTPKLLPCSHTVCLHCLTRIAASQTRDAGSFRCPICRELITIPRGGVAALPPSFLVNQLLDLMARQRREVIPQCSSHPGRELLFCETCDCVFCRHCADGPHSDTPCDHTVVPFSIALKRMSEILLYRANECLSKLGSARDAVASELRRLEAAATAADEAIDRHFAELKAAIDKRHSELKSAAAAAATHKRKLLEEQLKLIDAEKAKVEAECSGLQQQVEVREVSSRAAALGARLGDAAALAEPRENAFLAVDFAHNDAQQRFAEALAELGRVRTSTTFPGLCTLQLESLCVCGLEVVVVLRTVDYHGEARSTGGDPVSAAATVDDAPLPCTVTDLDTGLYRISMRPWSAGALAVRVQVFARGVRDSPLRASVAQSAAPEAVWGARGTGKDQLSQPVALARCPKRREIYVLDAGNSRVKVLDDETFAFKTHIVNEGLAGRSCTGIAVTAEGIVAVNWRTRTLTEVTADGTTLRTIRSERLVEPVCVAADPVTRRLAVADNGARAVFLFDSQGNIEREIGNGELGLVGGLALSEDLLIIADVAVRVYDTEGNLKNVFAPVPKGRGGYGGVALDSGGDGSRHIVCTRAVRGRPALLVLAASSGRLLAAAELRDRKPRRVAGLALLPGRRALLADLAADCLRLHTYW from the exons ATGTATTGTTGCTCCTTCCT TTCACGGTTGGGCGTCGGGATGGCGAGCATGAGCTCCACGCTCGTCGAAACCGTCTCCATCAACTACGAGGACTTTAACGAGAGCTTCCTCACCTGCGGCACGTGTTTAT GCACTTACGATGGAGGGGAGCACACGCCCAAGCTTTTGCCTTGCTCGCATACAGTCTGCCTACACTGCCTCACACGAATAGCTGCCTCACAGACTAGAGACGCCGGCAGTTTCCGATGCCCCATCTGCCGGGAGCTCATCACTATACCGAGAGGCGGGGTGGCAGCTCTCCCGCCATCCTTTCTCGTCAACCAACTCCTCGACTTAATGGCCCGACAGCGAAGGGAAGTCATCCCACAGTGCAGCTCGCATCCAGGCAGAGAACTACTTTTCTGTGAAACCTGCGATTGCGTGTTCTGTCGACACTGCGCCGACGGCCCACATAGCGACACCCCTTGCGATCACACCGTTGTACCCTTCTCTATAGCCTTGAAGAGAATGTCCGAAATACTGTTGTATAGAGCTAACGAGTGTTTAAGTAAACTGGGTTCAGCGAGAGATGCGGTGGCTAGCGAACTGAGGCGACTCGAAGCGGCGGCGACGGCAGCGGACGAAGCGATAGACCGACATTTCGCAGAACTGAAGGCAGCGATCGATAAACGTCACAGCGAATTGAAATCGGCCGCAGCAGCTGCCGCTACACATAAACGAAAATTGCTCGAAGAACAACTGAAGTTGATTGACGCGGAAAAGGCTAAG GTGGAAGCAGAATGTTCAGGTCTCCAACAACAGGTCGAAGTTCGCGAAGTCAGCAGTCGGGCAGCCGCCCTGGGAGCCCGGCTAGGCGACGCCGCGGCTCTCGCGGAACCAAGGGAAAATGCCTTCTTAGCCGTGGACTTTGCGCATAATGACGCTCAGCAAAGATTTGCCGAAGCGTTAGCCGAGTTGGGCAGGGTTAGGACGAGTACCACGTTCCCGGGGCTTTGTACGCTGCAGTTAG AATCGTTATGCGTATGCGGTCTAGAAGTGGTGGTGGTACTTCGAACAGTGGACTACCACGGCGAGGCGCGCAGCACGGGCGGCGACCCCGTCAGCGCGGCCGCCACCGTAGACGACGCGCCGCTGCCTTGTACGGTCACTGATCTCGATACTGGACTCTACAG GATCTCGATGAGACCATGGTCAGCAGGCGCATTAGCAGTTCGAGTGCAGGTGTTCGCGCGAGGAGTTCGGGATTCGCCGCTCCGCGCCAGTGTGGCGCAGTCCGCCGCGCCCGAGGCCGTGTGGGGCGCCCGCGGCACCGGCAAGGACCAGCTCAGCCAGCCCGTCGCGCTCGCCAG ATGTCCGAAGCGACGGGAGATCTACGTGCTAGACGCGGGCAACTCGCGGGTCAAAGTGCTGGATGACGAGACGTTCGCATTTAAAACGCATATCGTTAACGAAG GTTTAGCTGGTCGAAGTTGTACAGGTATAGCGGTCACTGCTGAAGGCATTGTGGCTGTCAACTGGCGGACGCGAACACTCACTGAG GTGACGGCAGATGGTACAACGCTACGTACAATTCGTTCGGAGCGTCTGGTAGAGCCGGTATGTGTGGCGGCCGATCCTGTGACGCGGCGTTTGGCCGTCGCTGACAATGGAGCCAGAGCTGTGTTTCTGTTCGACAGCCAGGGGAATATTGAGAGAGAG ATAGGCAACGGCGAGTTGGGTCTAGTCGGCGGTCTCGCGTTGTCAGAAGACTTACTAATCATAGCAGATGTGGCAGTCAGGGTTTACGATACTGAAGGAAATCTCAAAAATGTGTTTGCACCAGTGCCTAAAG GTCGCGGCGGCTACGGCGGCGTCGCCCTGGACTCGGGCGGCGACGGGTCGCGGCACATCGTGTGCACGCGCGCGGTGCGCGGGCGGCCGGCGCTGCTGGTGCTGGCCGCCAGCTCCGGCCGCCTGCTGGCCGCCGCCGAGCTGCGCGACCGCAAGCCGCGCCGCGTGGCCGGGCTCGCGCTGCTGCCGGGACGACGAGCGTTGCTGGCGGATCTTGCTGCGGATTGTCTCAGGCTGCATACTTATTGGTGA
- the LOC124637431 gene encoding methyltransferase-like protein, whose protein sequence is MEDSPVDKRPQFGNRYLENVDEVFKHNAWDNVDWDDEQEKVAKEKVEQNSQITFSEDRLKSLEEDADKHWDAFYDIHQNRFFKDRHWLFTEFPELAPDNTSAPVRVYPEGENNASTNAETIQPSGNTKRFIFEIGCGVGNTIFPILQYSRDPNLFIYGCDFSSKAIDIMQQSELYETSRCNVFALDATLDKWDVPFEESSIDIIVLIFVLSAIDPAKMTTVIKNMYKYLKPGGLVVFRDYGRYDLAQLRFKKGRCISDNFYARGDNTRVYFFTQEEITNLFKEAGFAEEQNLIDRRLQVNRGKMLKMYRVWIQGKYRKPL, encoded by the exons ATGGAAGACTCACCAGTTGATAAACGTCCACAATTTGGTAACAGATATCTGGAAAATGTTGACGAAGTTTTCAAACACAACGCGTG GGACAATGTTGATTGGGATGACGAACAAGAGAAGGTAGCGAAGGAAAAAGTTGAGCAAAATTCTCAAATAACATTTTCTGAGGACCGTTTGAAATCGTTAGAAGAGGATGCAGACAAACATTGGGATGCATTCTATGATATACATCAAAACAG GTTCTTCAAAGACCGTCACTGGTTATTCACCGAGTTTCCTGAACTGGCACCGGATAATACATCAGCACCAGTGAGGGTATATCCTGAAGGTGAAAATAATGCCAGCACTAATGCAGAGACTATTCAACCTTCAGGCAACACAAAACGTTTCATATTTGAAATCGGTTGTGGAGTCGGTAACACAATATTTCCGATACTACAATACAGTCGAGATCCCAACCTTTTTATTTATGGTTGTGACTTCTCTTCAAAAGCCATAGATATTATGCAACAAAGTGAGCTCTATGAAACCAGTAGGTGCAATGTATTTGCACTGGATGCAACACTTGATAAATGGGATGTGCCATTTGAAGAAAGCTCTATTGATATAATAGttttgatatttgttttatCTGCGATTGATCCAGCAAA AATGACAACTGTAATCAAGAATATGTACAAATATCTAAAGCCTGGAGGATTAGTTGTATTCCGTGACTATGGCCGCTACGACTTGGCACAACTCAGATTTAAGAAGGGCAGATGTATATCTGACAACTTTTATGCCAGAGGGGACAACACCAGAGTTTACTTCTTTACACAAGAAGAAATAACCAACTTGTTCAAAGAAGCAGGATTCGCAGAAGAGCAAAATCTAATAGACAGAAGGCTTCAAGTGAATAGAGGCAAAATGTTGAAAATGTATAGAGTTTGGATACAAGGAAAATATAGAAAACCACTTTAA
- the LOC124637430 gene encoding cytochrome P450 CYP12A2 isoform X3, whose protein sequence is MKGVFARADAVILFKPEDIDQVYRVQEANPLRPGFQTLEYFREVTKKGTLDGKYGLTTAQGEKWRDFRTKVNPALLKLKLVKVYAPPLDEIAQDTVQRIKSLKDDQTYIENHFGLEMNKWSLESVAFVALGSRIGCLDDTQPEDHPGRQLMQCSKDIIENAFELEFLPSVWKYISTPAFKKIMKTYETQWDISTAYIEKARKQINARGHDVPEEEKSIVERLLAIDEQVAILMANEMLMAGIDTVSFTATSVIYNLAINPDKQEKLREEIRSSDPHKRYLRACLKEALRLWHVVPANLRRTDREHIVAGYVIPKGVDVIAPNEFLSRMEKYYPRANEFIPERWLADKSDPLYYGNAPQMVTLPFGFGIRSCIGRRIAELEIETLMKRIFDEFKVTWEGPPIKVVNKVTNAFAKPFHFRFESAK, encoded by the exons ATGAAAGGGGTATTCGCCAGAGCTGACGCAGTCATTCTTTTTAAACCAGAAGACATTGATCAG GTTTACAGGGTGCAAGAAGCCAATCCATTAAGACCCGGTTTTCAAACACTTGAGTATTTCAGAGAAGTAACTAAGAAGGGTACACTTGATGGCAAATACGGATTAACAACAGC GCAAGGTGAAAAATGGCGCGACTTTCGTACGAAGGTTAATCCAGCTTTACTTAAGCTTAAATTGGTGAAAGTTTATGCACCCCCCCTTGATGAAATTGCCCAAGATACGGTACAAag GATAAAAAGCCTGAAAGATGACCAAACCTACATAGAAAACCACTTTGGTCTAGAAATGAATAAGTGGTCCTTAGAGTCGGTAGCGTTCGTGGCTTTGGGATCACGCATTGGATGTCTGGATGATACTCAGCCTGAGGACCACCCGGGTCGTCAGCTCATGCAATGTAGCAAAGATATAATAGAAAATGCATTTGAATTGGAATTTTTACCAAGTGTTTGGAAGTATATTTCAACACCAGCTTTCAAGAAGATTATGAAAACCTATGAGACGCAATGGGA TATTAGTACGGCATACATAGAAAAGGCTAGAAAGCAAATAAATGCACGGGGACATGATGTTCCCGAAGAAGAGAAAAGCATTGTTGAAAGGCTATTAGCTATTGACGAACAAGTTGCCATTCTGATGGCTAACGAAATGTTGATGGCTGGAATTGACACG GTTTCCTTCACAGCTACAAGTGTCATTTATAATTTGGCAATTAATCCTGATAAACAAGAAAAACTTCGAGAAGAAATACGTTCTTCAGATCCGCACAAACGATACCTAAGGGCTTGTTTGAAGGAAGCGCTCAGACTCTGGCACGTAGTTCCGGCTAACTTGAGGCGGACAGATAGAGAGCATATTGTGGCTGGATATGTTATACCTAAAGGG GTAGATGTGATAGCACCAAATGAATTTTTGTCAAGGATGGAGAAATATTATCCACGGGCTAATGAATTTATTCCTGAGAGATGGCTGGCTGATAAATCTGATCCATTGTACTATGGGAATGCACCACAGATGGTGACACTGCCGTTTGGCTTCGGAATAAGGAGTTGTATTGGAAGAAGAATTGCTGAATTAGAGATTGAAACGCTCATGAAGAGAATATTTGATGAGTTCAAAGTTACGTGGGAGGGGCCACCAATAAAAGTGGTGAACAAAGTAACTAACGCCTTTGCGAAACCTTTTCACTTTAGATTTGAAAGTGCAAAataa
- the LOC124637430 gene encoding cytochrome P450 CYP12A2 isoform X2 has product MMRHGRRSYSTPVQEPKPYKSIPGLSSLPILGPMHHFLPIIGQFGPKANIFDLIGTLHEKFGPIVKMKGVFARADAVILFKPEDIDQVYRVQEANPLRPGFQTLEYFREVTKKGTLDGKYGLTTAQGEKWRDFRTKVNPALLKLKLVKVYAPPLDEIAQDTVQRIKSLKDDQTYIENHFGLEMNKWSLESVAFVALGSRIGCLDDTQPEDHPGRQLMQCSKDIIENAFELEFLPSVWKYISTPAFKKIMKTYETQWDISTAYIEKARKQINARGHDVPEEEKSIVERLLAIDEQVAILMANEMLMAGIDTVSFTATSVIYNLAINPDKQEKLREEIRSSDPHKRYLRACLKEALRLWHVVPANLRRTDREHIVAGYVIPKGVDVIAPNEFLSRMEKYYPRANEFIPERWLADKSDPLYYGNAPQMVTLPFGFGIRSCIGRRIAELEIETLMKRIFDEFKVTWEGPPIKVVNKVTNAFAKPFHFRFESAK; this is encoded by the exons ATGATGAG ACATGGCCGGCGAAGTTATTCTACTCCGGTACAGGAGCCAAAACCATATAAGTCGATACCGGGGCTGTCATCATTACCCATCCTTGGCCCCATGCACCATTTTCTGCCTATAATAG ggCAATTTGGACCAAAGGCGAATATATTCGATTTGATCGGTACTTTGCACGAAAAGTTTGGACCTATTGTCAAAATGAAAGGGGTATTCGCCAGAGCTGACGCAGTCATTCTTTTTAAACCAGAAGACATTGATCAG GTTTACAGGGTGCAAGAAGCCAATCCATTAAGACCCGGTTTTCAAACACTTGAGTATTTCAGAGAAGTAACTAAGAAGGGTACACTTGATGGCAAATACGGATTAACAACAGC GCAAGGTGAAAAATGGCGCGACTTTCGTACGAAGGTTAATCCAGCTTTACTTAAGCTTAAATTGGTGAAAGTTTATGCACCCCCCCTTGATGAAATTGCCCAAGATACGGTACAAag GATAAAAAGCCTGAAAGATGACCAAACCTACATAGAAAACCACTTTGGTCTAGAAATGAATAAGTGGTCCTTAGAGTCGGTAGCGTTCGTGGCTTTGGGATCACGCATTGGATGTCTGGATGATACTCAGCCTGAGGACCACCCGGGTCGTCAGCTCATGCAATGTAGCAAAGATATAATAGAAAATGCATTTGAATTGGAATTTTTACCAAGTGTTTGGAAGTATATTTCAACACCAGCTTTCAAGAAGATTATGAAAACCTATGAGACGCAATGGGA TATTAGTACGGCATACATAGAAAAGGCTAGAAAGCAAATAAATGCACGGGGACATGATGTTCCCGAAGAAGAGAAAAGCATTGTTGAAAGGCTATTAGCTATTGACGAACAAGTTGCCATTCTGATGGCTAACGAAATGTTGATGGCTGGAATTGACACG GTTTCCTTCACAGCTACAAGTGTCATTTATAATTTGGCAATTAATCCTGATAAACAAGAAAAACTTCGAGAAGAAATACGTTCTTCAGATCCGCACAAACGATACCTAAGGGCTTGTTTGAAGGAAGCGCTCAGACTCTGGCACGTAGTTCCGGCTAACTTGAGGCGGACAGATAGAGAGCATATTGTGGCTGGATATGTTATACCTAAAGGG GTAGATGTGATAGCACCAAATGAATTTTTGTCAAGGATGGAGAAATATTATCCACGGGCTAATGAATTTATTCCTGAGAGATGGCTGGCTGATAAATCTGATCCATTGTACTATGGGAATGCACCACAGATGGTGACACTGCCGTTTGGCTTCGGAATAAGGAGTTGTATTGGAAGAAGAATTGCTGAATTAGAGATTGAAACGCTCATGAAGAGAATATTTGATGAGTTCAAAGTTACGTGGGAGGGGCCACCAATAAAAGTGGTGAACAAAGTAACTAACGCCTTTGCGAAACCTTTTCACTTTAGATTTGAAAGTGCAAAataa